One genomic region from Cardinium endosymbiont of Dermatophagoides farinae encodes:
- a CDS encoding recombinase family protein yields the protein MFIRAYLRASIEDQFADRAKEMLEQFVQERGHKIASYYRENISGTKLERPELGRLLMDSHRNDILLVEQIDRLTRLSNSDWLTLKKQIEHHELRIVSLDIPTSWQVLSDKEPSQNDPITRAVISAINNMLMDLMAAMSYKDWLSRQQRQKQGIERARQEGKYRGKQADHERHQKVIYYRSVKKLSIQDTAQATGYSASQVCRIQKLYFVNNEKSDAKHF from the coding sequence ATGTTCATCAGAGCTTATTTGAGAGCTTCAATAGAAGATCAGTTTGCAGATCGAGCAAAAGAAATGCTCGAGCAGTTTGTTCAGGAGAGAGGACACAAAATCGCTAGCTACTACCGAGAAAATATCAGCGGAACAAAACTGGAAAGACCAGAACTGGGACGATTACTAATGGATAGTCACCGAAATGATATTCTACTAGTAGAACAAATAGATCGGCTGACCAGACTTAGTAACAGTGACTGGCTAACACTCAAAAAGCAGATTGAACATCATGAATTGAGAATTGTAAGTCTGGACATCCCAACTTCATGGCAGGTTTTGTCTGACAAAGAACCATCACAAAATGATCCAATAACTCGTGCTGTGATTTCTGCCATCAATAATATGCTCATGGATCTAATGGCCGCAATGTCGTATAAGGATTGGTTGAGCCGTCAGCAACGGCAAAAACAGGGAATCGAAAGAGCACGTCAAGAGGGTAAATATCGTGGAAAACAGGCTGATCATGAGCGTCACCAGAAGGTAATATATTATCGAAGTGTTAAAAAACTAAGCATTCAAGATACCGCACAAGCTACCGGGTACAGCGCTTCGCAGGTATGTCGTATTCAGAAATTGTACTTTGTAAACAATGAAAAAAGCGATGCTAAGCACTTTTAA
- a CDS encoding RING finger domain-containing protein has product MIFKIKSRLVVALCYLFILALVLWFGFNKKQSIPTRGAQIEQILAKMEARKPEAQHNPTVPQEGTCSICFEKATHWLPCGHYFHVNCIAKWLNTAMSCPNCRRHPLE; this is encoded by the coding sequence ATGATATTTAAAATTAAAAGTAGGTTAGTGGTTGCTTTATGCTATCTTTTTATACTGGCATTGGTGCTTTGGTTTGGGTTTAATAAGAAGCAGTCGATTCCAACACGTGGGGCACAAATAGAGCAGATACTAGCGAAAATGGAGGCAAGGAAACCTGAAGCCCAGCATAACCCAACAGTGCCACAAGAGGGTACTTGCAGCATATGTTTTGAAAAGGCTACACATTGGTTACCATGTGGCCACTACTTTCATGTAAACTGTATAGCGAAATGGTTAAATACTGCTATGTCTTGCCCCAATTGTAGACGTCATCCGCTTGAATAG
- a CDS encoding ABC transporter ATP-binding protein — MPKEINALPRTLFTFILYFVKRQSVDFGFMFFTIIFWPLNESLSPYFVKILINRLVDLTPGIDAPFRLLALPLIGLLTSWLLMEISIRLYGMLSIYVWPRFRKDIRESILSYTQHQSHSYFSEHFTGGLANKIAELPRACEHILDILIGNFFCTMLTFSISLGVVFQVSVVFGLILFFFVAFFVGLTILNIGNINHTAKIHAEAISELDGQIVDSLSCMLAVRLFARASYELKYLNRYQTDEIQKAQKASWAIEKASFFKGLLTFVFLIITFLTLVYAWNNNWITIGDCSLVTMTFFNLMGLIWHSSFHITQIAKEVGVSKAALSLLSVPHEIKNHPNATPLLVRGGAICLDSATFYYKPKAHLFSQISVQIKAGQKVGLVGYSGSGKTTFVHLILRLYDLNSGSILIDNQDISKVTQASLHAQIAMIPQDPMLFHRTIFENIQYGRLDATAAEVVEAARLAHCMGFIDHLEKGFQTMVGERGIKLSGGQRQRIAIARAILKNAPILIMDEATSALDSITEKFIQNNLKRVMQHATTLVIAHRLSTLNYMDRILVFDKGAIIEDGTVSNLLAKKGHFSKLWERQAGGFLPE; from the coding sequence ATGCCTAAAGAAATCAACGCTTTGCCCCGAACCCTTTTTACTTTTATCCTTTATTTTGTAAAGCGGCAGTCAGTCGATTTTGGTTTTATGTTTTTTACCATAATATTTTGGCCGTTGAATGAATCGTTATCGCCTTACTTTGTTAAGATACTCATCAATAGGCTGGTAGACCTTACACCGGGTATAGATGCCCCCTTTCGTTTGCTAGCCTTGCCTTTAATCGGTTTGTTAACATCTTGGCTGCTTATGGAAATTTCGATTAGGTTGTATGGGATGCTATCTATTTATGTTTGGCCTAGATTTCGAAAAGATATTCGAGAAAGCATCCTTTCCTATACACAACATCAATCCCATAGTTACTTTTCTGAACATTTTACAGGTGGACTGGCCAATAAAATTGCAGAATTGCCCCGTGCGTGTGAACACATTTTAGATATTTTAATTGGTAATTTTTTCTGTACCATGCTTACCTTTTCTATTTCACTGGGGGTAGTCTTTCAGGTAAGTGTTGTTTTTGGTCTAATCTTATTTTTTTTTGTAGCCTTTTTTGTTGGGCTGACCATTTTAAATATTGGCAATATAAACCACACTGCTAAAATCCATGCAGAGGCTATCTCTGAATTAGATGGCCAGATCGTGGATAGTCTTAGTTGTATGTTGGCCGTACGTTTATTTGCACGCGCCTCCTACGAACTAAAGTATCTGAATAGGTACCAGACTGATGAAATACAAAAGGCACAAAAGGCCTCTTGGGCTATTGAAAAAGCTAGCTTTTTTAAAGGCCTGCTTACTTTTGTCTTTCTGATTATTACATTTTTAACATTGGTTTATGCATGGAATAACAATTGGATTACCATAGGGGATTGCTCGCTGGTGACCATGACCTTTTTTAACCTAATGGGATTGATCTGGCATAGTTCTTTTCATATCACTCAGATTGCCAAAGAAGTGGGTGTTTCTAAAGCTGCCCTTTCCCTTTTAAGTGTGCCACACGAGATTAAGAATCACCCTAATGCCACCCCTTTACTGGTTCGGGGAGGCGCTATTTGTTTGGATAGCGCTACCTTTTATTATAAGCCGAAAGCGCATCTATTTAGCCAAATTTCTGTTCAGATTAAAGCAGGACAAAAGGTTGGTTTGGTGGGGTACTCTGGTTCAGGAAAAACTACCTTTGTCCATTTAATATTGCGTTTGTATGACCTGAACAGTGGAAGCATATTAATCGACAACCAGGATATTTCAAAGGTAACCCAAGCATCTTTGCATGCGCAAATTGCCATGATTCCGCAGGATCCCATGCTGTTTCACCGTACGATTTTTGAAAATATTCAATATGGTCGTTTAGATGCAACAGCAGCAGAAGTAGTCGAAGCAGCAAGATTGGCCCATTGTATGGGCTTTATAGATCATTTAGAAAAAGGATTTCAAACGATGGTTGGAGAACGTGGCATCAAGCTCTCAGGAGGGCAGCGGCAACGTATTGCCATTGCACGTGCCATTTTAAAGAATGCACCCATTCTAATTATGGATGAAGCTACTTCTGCGTTAGATTCCATTACAGAAAAATTTATTCAAAATAATTTAAAAAGAGTGATGCAGCATGCAACTACCTTGGTTATTGCGCACCGTTTGTCTACCTTAAATTATATGGATCGGATTTTAGTTTTTGACAAAGGAGCAATTATTGAAGATGGAACGGTATCCAACCTTTTAGCTAAAAAAGGCCATTTTTCAAAACTCTGGGAGCGGCAAGCCGGTGGATTTCTTCCGGAATAG